TGAACGGCTGGCGAGCGCACCGGAACGCGTTCGGAAGTCGCGTGCCTGGCCTGCGGAACGGGCGGCACGCGTTCGGAAGTCGCGCGACCGGCCTGCGGAACGAGCGGCACACGTCGAGCAGCCGCGTAACCATGCTGAGATACCGGCTACCCGCGGCCGGGAACTACCCGACCACCGTGATACGCCGGCGCCACCTGCCTGGAAGCCGCATGGCCGCCCCGAGCAACCGGCTGCACGCGGTCGGAAACTGCCGGACCACGCAGATACGCCAGCGCCACCCGTCCGGAAGCGGCCCGATCAGCCTGGGGAGCCGGCGATGCGGCCTCCGCGGCCGTGCACCGCCGTGCGGGCCCGAGGTCGGCGACGTCAGGCGTCTGGCATCCTCCCGCTGCCCGGCACATGTTACCCTCTCCACCATCCGCCCACGGCCGGCATGCGCCAGATCCTCGTCTAAGGAGAACAACATGATCCGGTTCATCCAGGCGTACTGGTGGGTGATCCTGATCGTGGTGCTCATGGTGGGGTTCGTGTGGCGGAAGAGCAGGCGCGATCCGCCGCGGCGCTGACGTCCCGGGCCACGGAGGCGCTACGGTCCCCCGCAGGGCGTCCTCATGGCCGCCGCTCGAACAGCTGGAGGTAGTTGCCGCTGTTGTCGCGCACCAGGATGTTCCTGGTCCACAGGGTATCCTCGGGGGGGACGTGCCCGGGACGTTCGAGCCACAGGCCTTCGATGGTGGCCCCATGGCGCCGGAGCGACGCCAGGGCCGCATCGAGGTCCGCGACGAAGAAGCCGAGCTTGGCGGGCCCGAACACCTGGTCGGGGGCGGTCGGGGCCCCGGCGTACGACGACAGGGACCGCGCCGTCCGGTGCCAGACGAACTCGACGCGGAGCCCGCGCCCGGCCAGGAGGACCACCCGCGTGGATGAGTCGGGGGCCGCGGCCTCGAAGACCACGTCGAGGCCGAAGATGTCGCGATACCACTGCACGCTCGCGGCGAGGTCCGGCACGGAGAGCGCCGCGAAGCTCGGCCCCACTACCTCGACCTGCGCGGCCGCCGCGCCGGGACCGAGCGCCAGCCCGAGGATCAGGATGCAACGTCGGATGACCATGCCATGCTCCGGGTAGTGGGCCGGGCAGACAGACGGACCAACGCCGGGAAAGGTTCCGGGCGCGTTCGACTGGTGGCTCCGTTCGCCGCCGCGCTGCTGCTGGCGCTGGCCGGGTACCGCCTGGCGCGGTATCGCCCGGCCACCTCCGCCTTTCCCGCCGATCACCACATGCACCTCGGTTCCGTTGACCTCTGCGCCCGGGTGGGCGAATGCGGCGCGTTCCACACCGCCCCGCCGGCCGTGCTCGCCGCCGACGCGATCCGCGCGCTCGACCAGGCACACGTGCGACGGGGTGTGGTGCTCTCGACTGCCTACATCTACGGCCTTCCGAGCCTCGGGCTCCCGCCCGACTCCGTGGCGCTGCTGGTGCGGCGGGAAAACGAGTTCACGGCGGCGGAGGTGGCGCAGTACCCCGACCGGCTGGCGGGATTCCTGTCGGTGGACCCGCTGCAGCCGTCGGCGCTTGAGGAGCTGGCGCACTGGCGGGGCAGCCCGGTGCTGCGTGGCCTCAAGCTCCACCTGACCGTCCTGGGCGTGGACCTCACGGACTCGGCCCAGCGCGCCCGGGTGGCGGAGGTGGTCGGGA
The Gemmatimonadota bacterium DNA segment above includes these coding regions:
- a CDS encoding amidohydrolase family protein, with amino-acid sequence MAPFAAALLLALAGYRLARYRPATSAFPADHHMHLGSVDLCARVGECGAFHTAPPAVLAADAIRALDQAHVRRGVVLSTAYIYGLPSLGLPPDSVALLVRRENEFTAAEVAQYPDRLAGFLSVDPLQPSALEELAHWRGSPVLRGLKLHLTVLGVDLTDSAQRARVAEVVGTATAQGMPIVIHVGGGTFGAREAEFFIADVLPRAGSLPVQIAHGAGGLPLLGDNHVAVLRVFAKHILEGTPAAQGLLFDLSFVPAPGEDATTTTRLMREIRRIGLQRFVFASDFDVQSVEDAVRALDRLGLTAEERATLVRSCAPWACPEPEAPPLP
- a CDS encoding VOC family protein, whose protein sequence is MVIRRCILILGLALGPGAAAAQVEVVGPSFAALSVPDLAASVQWYRDIFGLDVVFEAAAPDSSTRVVLLAGRGLRVEFVWHRTARSLSSYAGAPTAPDQVFGPAKLGFFVADLDAALASLRRHGATIEGLWLERPGHVPPEDTLWTRNILVRDNSGNYLQLFERRP